Part of the Marinobacterium rhizophilum genome is shown below.
TTTCACAGCGATCACAAAGGCCGGCCCGTACCGGACCCGGTCTATGCCGCCACCGCCGAAACCAACGACTTTGTCGCGCCGGTGCTGGGCCTGGGGGCCCATGTGGCGGCCCTGGGCATGACCTTTTACCAGGGTGACCAGTTGCCCAAAACCAGCGTAAATACGCTGTTTGTCGCCCAGCACGGCTCCTGGAACCGCAGCCAGAAATCCGGCTACCGGGTCATGAAGCTGCAAACCGAAAACGGCAGGGTGACCAGTTACAAGCCGTTTGTGACCGGCTTTCTGCAGGGACAGAACGCCTGGGGGCGCCCGGTGGATGTACTGGTGGACCGGGACGGCAGCCTGCTGATTTCCGACGATCAGGCCGGTGCCATTTACCGGGTCAGCGCTCGGCGCTGAAGCAAAACGCAGCTATCAGGGCAGGGTAAAGCGCTCGCCCGCCGTGGCACAGTCCCCGTGGCACGGGCAGCTCAGCAGGTGATCATTCACCAGGCCCACCGCCTGCATGTAGGCATAACAGATGGTCGGGCCGACAAAGCGCATGCCCTGGCGTTTCAGCTCCCTGGACATGCGCTGTGACTCAGGCGTCTGGGCGGGAATCTGCCCCATGCTTTCACGCTGGCCCTGCAACGGCTTGCCGTCGGTGAACTGCCACAGGTAGCGGGCAAAGCTGCCGTGTTTTGCCTGCAGCTCCAGAAAAACGCGCGCATTGTCCACCGCGCTTTCAAGCTTGCCCCGGTGCCGAATCACACCGGGGTCCGCCAGCATGGCCTCGATCTCGGTGGCTCCGAACGCCGCCACCCGGCGAGGATCGAAGCCCAGGAAATGACGGCGATAACCCTCACGCTTTTCCAGCACCGTACGCCAGCTCAGGCCCGCCTGGGCGCCTTCCAGCAGCAAAAACTCGAACAGGATCCGGTCATCCGTCTGCGGCCGGCCCCATTCGGTGTCGTGATAGTCAATTTCCAGCGCGCTGTGCAGCGCCCAGGCACAGCGTGGCGCCGTGCCGGTTGCACTCACTTGTCGTCGCCCTTGGCCGGATTGGGTACGAAACGGATCGGCCGCTCACCGGCATCGAGTACGGGCTTGGCCTGGTTAACCCTTGTTTCGAGCTCCTGCGGTTCCGGCGTGCCGTCCAGGCGCTGGGTGTCTTCGAAATCACAGCGCACGCATTCGCGATACTCGCGCGCCTCGTCCCGGTACATGCGCACGCAGTCCATCTCGCCACAACGCGGGCAAACCGCGCCAGCGATAAAACGTTTTATAACAGTCATGGTTTTCAGCCCGCTTGGTGACACTTAGGTTAGGCAATGCCGGCATGACGCAGCAGTGCATCAACGCTGGGTTCGCGCCCCCGAAAGGCCACAAACAGCTCCATCGGTTCGCGGGAACCGCCCATTTCCAGAATGTTGCTGCAAAAATCCTTGCCGGCCCGGGCGCTGAAGATACCCTCTTCCTCGAAGCGGGAAAAGGCATCGGCCGACAGAACCTCGGCCCACTTGTAGCTGTAGTAGCCCGCCGCATAGCCACCGGCAAAGATATGACTGAAGCTGTGCTGAAAGCGGTTGAAGTCCGGCAGCGGTACCACCGACACTTCGGCGCGCACGGTATCCAGCAGTTGCTGCACGTCGGTAACACCGGGTTCAAAATCACGGTGCAGCTGGAAATCGAACAGCGAAAACTCCAGCTGGCGCACCATGAACATGGCGGACTGGAAATTTTTCGCCGCCAGCATCTTGTCGAGCAGGGCCTTTGGCAGCACGTCCCCGCTCTGGTAGTGACCGGATATCAGTGCCAGGGCTTCGGGCTCCCAGCACCAGTTTTCCATGAACTGGCTCGGCAGCTCCACCGCATCCCAGGCCACACCGTTGATACCGCTGACATCGGCGCATTCAATTTGCGTCAGCATGTGGTGCAGGCCATGACCGAACTCGTGAAACAGGGTAGTGACCTCGTTGTGGGTCAGCAGGGCAGGGTCCGCGCCCACGGCAGGCGTGAAGTTGCACACCAGGTACGCCACCGGCAACTGCAGGGCGCCGTCGGGCAGGCGGCGGCGAATGCGGCAAGTATCCATCCAGGCGCCACCGCGCTTGTTTTCACGGGCGTAGGGGTCCAGGTAGAAACTGGCCAGGCGCTCGCCATTGCGCAGCACATTGAACAGGCGCGCATCCTGGTGCCAGCGATCAAACTCGGCGACCTCTTCAATCTGGATATCAAACAGCCGGCCGGCGACCTGGAACAGGCCGTTCAGTACTTTGGGCATCGGGAAATAGGGCCGCAGCGCTTCCTGGGACACTTCGTAGCGGGCCTGCTTGAGCTTTTCGCTGTAGTAAGGCACATCCCAGGCCTGCAGGCTGTCCAGGCCATGCTGCTCGCGGGCGAAATCGCACAGTTCGCGGTATTCCTGCTGTGCCGCCGGGCGGGCACGGGTCGCCAGATCCTGCAGGAAATCCACCACCTGGTCGGTGGATTCCGCCATCTTGGTGGCGATGGAGTATTCGGCGTAGTTGCCAAAGTCCAGTAACTGGGCCAACTCGTGGCGCAGCGCCAGAATATCGTTGATCAGCTTGCTGTTGTCCCACTTGGCATCGGCACCGAGCTCCGAGGCCCGGGTCATGTAGGCGTGGTACAGCTCGCGGCGCAGCTCGCGATCATCGGCGTGGGTGATCACGGCAAAGTAGGACGGGAAATCCAGTGTCAGCAGCCAGCCTTCCTGCTCCCGGCCGGCGGCGCTCTGGCGTGCACCGGCCAGCGCCATATCGGGCAGCCCTGCCAGGCGGGCCTCATCGGTTACCAGCAGGCTCCAGGCGTTGGTGGCGTCCAGCACGTTTTCGGAGAAACGGGTGGTCAGCAGAGACAGCTGCTGCTGCAGTTCGGCATAACGCTGCTGGCCTTCGGGGGCCAGGGCGATACCGCTGAGACGGAAATCCCGCAGGGCGTTGTCCACCACCTTGCGCTGCGGGCCATCCAGCGACTGGTCGTGCTCTGCCAGATGGCTGAAGGCTTCGAACAGTTGCTGGTTCTGGCCCTGCTCGGTCCAGTACTGCGACAGCTTGGGCAGGCAGGCATTGTAGGCCTGGCGCAAGGCATCAGCGTTGACGACGGAGTTCATGTGGGACACAGGCGACCAGGCACAGGACAGCTCATCATTGAGCTGTTCCAGCGGCGCCACCAGGCTGTTCCAGTCCGGCGCCGCGGCATCCCGGCACAGGGTTTCGATAGCAGCGCGGTTGCGGCCGAGCAACTCGTCAATCGCCGGCTCCACGTTTTCCGGCTTGATGGCACTGAACGTCGGCAGTTCGGTTTGCTGCAGCAGCGGGTTGCTCATTCGATCGAATCTCCAGGGCGGGGCGGGGGCCAAAACGGAATCACCTCTATACAATGGGGGATCGGCACAGGATTTCAACAGGCATTCGACAGGCAGACTCCATGAAGATTCGCAGCTACCAGGGAAAAACCCCGCAACTGGGCCAGAAGGTCTTTGTCGACCCCAGCGCCGTCGTGCTGGGTGACGTTACTATCGGCGATGACAGCTCCATCTGGCCGCTGGTGGTGGTGCGGGGCGACATGCACCAGATCCGCATCGGCGCGCGCAGCAGTATTCAGGACGGCTCGGTGCTGCATATCACCCACGCGGGCCCCTTCAACCCCGACGGTTTTGCACTGCTGATCGGCGACGATGTCACCGTCGGTCACCAGGCCATGCTGCACGGCTGCAGCATCGGCAACCGCATCCTCATCGGCATGGGCTCCATGGTGATGGATGGCGCTGTCATTGAAGATGAGGTCGTGCTCGGCGCCGGCAGCCTGGTGCCGCCGGGCAAGACACTGCACAGCGGCTACCTCTATGTGGGCCGCCCGGCCAAACAGGTACGGCCACTGACCGAGAAGGAGCTGGCTTTCTTCACCTATTCGGCCGGCAACTATGTCCGCCTCAAGGATCAGCACCTGCAGGAAAGCTGGGCACAGGACTGAGGCGACAACCAGAAGTCGCTGTCCCGTGCTGACAGGTGCGGGCAGCGCAGGCCTCGGGTTTCCAAAGCACAGGGCTGCAGTCCGGCTGTTACGGAGGGCTACATACACTCGGGTAGCCACCGATCGCCCCCCAAAAATGCAGTTGATAATAGTTCTTATTACGCTTAGCATTTAATGCTCATTCGCTGAGCCGGGAACAAGCACCATGCCTTTCAATCGCACCCTGATGTCTCTATCGATGACCTGTATGCTGGGCACCGCCACGCCAGCGCTGGCCGCAGAGACGACCACCGCTGTGGATTCACAGGCCGTTGTTACCCACTATGCCGACCTCGCCCTGGCCATTTTTGGCGACTCCCTGACCCGCGCCCGCGAACTGCACAGCGCCGTTGAAGCCCTGATCAGTACCCCGAACGACACGACACTGCAGGCCGCCCGCAGCGCCTGGATCGCCGCTCGCGTCCCCTACCAGCAGTCCGAAGCCTTTCGTTTCGGCAATCCCATCGTCGATGACTGGGAAGGCCGCGTGAACGCCTGGCCGCTGGACGAAGGCCTGATCGACTACGTCGCCGCCGACAGCTACGGCGCCGAATCCGACGAGAACCCCTTCTACACCGCCAACATCATCGCCAACCCGAGCCTTGAGATTGGTGGCCAGACGCTGGATGCCAGCGAGATCACACCCGAACTGCTGTCCACCCAGCTGCATGAAATTGACGGTGTCGAATCCAATGTCGCCACCGGCTACCACGCCATCGAGTTTTTGCTCTGGGGCCAGGACCTGAACGGCATGGAACCCGGTGCCGGCAACAGGCCCGCGACGGATTACGATATTGATAACTGCACCGGCGGCAACTGCGAACGCCGCGGCGACTACCTGCGTGCTGCCAGCGCACTGCTGGTGCAGGACCTGGAAGAGATGGTTGCCAACTGGGAAGCCGATGGCGCCGCTCGAACCGCACTGACCGACAAGCCGGTCACCGAAGGCCTTGCCACCATCACCACCGGCATGGGCAGCCTGGCCTACGGCGAACTGGCGGGCGAGCGCACCAAGCTTGGCCTGATGCTGCATGACCCGGAAGAGGAACACGACTGCTTCTCGGACAACACCCACTGGTCGCACTACTACGATGCCAAGGGTATCCAGAACGTCTATCTGGGCAAGTACAGCCGGATTGATGGCAGCCTGATGGAGGGTCCGTCGCTGGCAGCAATGGTGGCCAGCGCTGACCCGGCACTGGACCAGAACCTGCGCCAGCATCTGGAGCAGACGCAGCAGGCGGCCCAGGTACTGGTGGATTCGGCCGCGGCGGGCGAGCCCTACGACGTGATGATCGCACCGGGCAATACCGCCGGTGGCGCCCGTATCCAGGCCTTTGTCGATGCACTGGTGGCACAGACCAAGGTGACCGAGGACGTCATCGCCCGCCTGGAACTGGGGCAGGTCAGCGTCGAGGGCTCCGACAGCCTGGACAACCCCGGCGCCGTGCAGACCCAGTAAGACTCGCACTCCTGCTCGACTCTGCCCGGGTATCCCGGGCAGTACGGTAACTCCATGATTCGTCGCCTCGTCGCCACAGCGCTGCTGCTCGGCCCGGCTTTCATCGCCGTGGCGGATGAGGGGCGCCCGGCGCCTGGCGAAGCAAACCCCGGCGGCGCAACCACCCAGCCCCGCCTGGCAACCGCCAATGCGTTCTCGGCCAGCGTGGCCAATATCGGCTTTGACGACAAAATGACCTTTGCCCTCGGGCGGGCGATTTTTCGCAAGCTCTGGGTATCGTCGCCATCCTCGACCACCGCCAGCGACGGTCTGGGCCCCCTGTACAATGCCCGCTCCTGCCTGCGCTGCCACCTGAAAAATGGCAGAGGCAAACCGCCCGAAGGGCCCGACGACAACGCCGTATCCCTGTTTTTGCGCCTGAGTATTCCGGCCCGCAACGACGCAGATCTTGTGACACTGCAGCGCCACGGCGTGGTGGCGGACACCCGCTACGGCACCCAGTTACAGCCCTTTGCCGTACCGGGCATGACCGCCGAAGGCCAGCTTCACATCAGCTACACCGAAACGCGCGTGGAACTGTCCGGCGGTGACGAGGCCTGGCTGCGCTCGCCGACCTACCGCATTCTGGAGCCAGCCTACGGCCCGTTACAGTCGGACATGCAGCTCTCGCCGCGCATCGCACCGCCGATGCCGGGCCTGGGGCTGCTGGAGCAGATAAGCGAAGCCGATATCCTCAGCCAGGCGGACCCCCAAGACAGGGACGGCGACGGCATCTCCGGGCGGCCCAACCGCGTGTGGGATCAGGCACGGCAAACCGAAGCGCTGGGGCGCTTTGGCTGGAAAGCCGGCAACCCCAGCCTGGCGCAGCAAAACAGCAGCGCCCTGCAAAGCGATATTGGCATTGGCAACCCAATGTTTCCCGCAGCGACCGGCGATTGCACCGCCGTGCAAGCCGTCTGCCTCCAGGCCCCCGATGGCAACACCCCCTTGCAGGACGGGCTTGAAGCCTCGCAGCAGATGCTGGACTGGCTGCTGTTTTACAGCCGTCACCTGGCCGTGAGCGCGCGCCCGGATGCCGCCGACCCCGAGGTTCAGGCCGGTCGCCAGCTGTTCCACGACAGCGGCTGTGCGAGCTGCCACAGACCCCACTTCGTCACCGCCGAGACCCCGCAGCTGCCGGCCCTGAGCCGTCAGCCCATCTGGCCCTATACAGACCTGCTGCTGCACGACATGGGCGAGGGCCTGGCCGACCACCGCCCGGAATTCGCCGCCACGGGTCGCGAATGGCGTACCGCGCCACTCTGGGGCATCGGCCAGACCCAGACCGTCAGCGGTCACAACTACTATCTGCACGACGGCCGCGCCCGCAGCCTGCTCGAAGCCATACTCTGGCATGGCGGTGAGGCAACCGCGGCACGGCAGCGGGTCATCAGCATGCCGGCCCGTCAACGAACTCAACTGATACGCTTTCTGGAGTCACTCTGAATGCCCACCTTTACTCGCGCAGGCCAGCTGCTGGCCGGCTCCGCTCTGTTGCTTGCAGGCCTTGCACAGGCCACCCCAGCCATCGACTGGGATGCCTTCAATGCCCGCACCGTGAGTGACCACATCCTGCCGCGCTACCAGCAGTTTGCCCAGCATAGCCAGGTGCTCGCCGACACCACCGTCCGCTGGTGTGAAAGCCGCAGCAGCAGTGACTTCGGCGCCGTGCAACAGGCGTTTGATAACAGCCTGCAGGCCTGGCAGGGCGTCCAGCATCTGCAGTTTGGGCCGGTGCAACTGCTGATGCGCAACTATGGCATCCAGTTCTGGCCCGACCGCAAGGGCATTACCGGCCGCCAGCTCAAGGAAGCACTGCAGGGCCCCGATAGCGGCAGCTATGATGCCGAGTTTTTCCGCCACGCCAGCGTGTCGATCAAGGGCTACCCGGCGCTGGAGCGCCTGTTCTACGACGAAGGCGCACTGCACAGCTTGCAGAACGAAGCCAATGCCTGCGCCCTGGCCAGCGCCATCAGTACTCAGCTTGCACACACAGCCCAGGCGATACTGGACGAATGGCAAGCCGAACCCCGGACGGGGCAGGGCAGTGAAGACGGTGAAGACACAATAGCGGGGCTGCCAGAACTGAGCCTCGAGCTGCTGCGCTCGCTGGTGCAGCCGGTTGAGATGATCCGTGACAACAAGCTGGAGCGGGTACTGGGAAAGGATATGGCCTCCGCGCGCCTGCAGCGGGCCGAAAACTGGCGCAGTGGCCAGTCTCTGCAGAGCATTGTGACCAACCTGGCGGCGCTGCAGGAGCTCTACGGGGCAGGCGAGCCTAGCCTGGACCAGATACTGCGCCAGCAGGGTGCCGCAGACCAGGCCGACCAGATCAGCGGTCTATTCAGCCAAGCCCAAAGCCAGCTTGAGGCGCTACCGGAAAACTTCGCCCCGGCGCTGCAGGACACCGATGCCTATGAGCAGCTCAAAGCCCTGTCCAGGACGCTGAAGGCGCTAGATATCGCCCTGTACGACGCCATGCCGGCCATCAATGCACAGCTGGGATTCAACAGTCGTGACGGCGACTAACCTGTACCTGTGCCCACAGCCAGGTACCCTGCATGCCGGCACCGAAACGGCTCACCCGTACCCGTTCGGTCTTCGCCGCAAAACCGGGGTGCTGTTGCCATGACCGTGATTAACCGGCGCCAGTTCAGCCTGCTGCTCGGCGGCCTGCTGGCGGCACCCGGCCTGCTGGCTCAGCCTGTGCAACCAGGTGCCACTCGTCCCCGGGACTGGCTGCTGGCCAGCGCCGCGACCGACAGCCGCAAGCAACACTGGCTGATCATTAGCGATACCGAGGGCGCACTGCAGCTGCGCCATCGCCTGCCTGCCCGGGCCCACCACGTGGCGCCCCACCCGAACCAGCCCTGGGTTGCGGTCGCTGCCAGGCGGCCCGGACAGTATATCGATGTGGTGGACTATCGCCGCCAGGCACTGGTCCGGCGCATAGAACCTGCCACCCATCATGCCTTCTACGGGCATGCGCTGTTCAGCCCCGATGGTCGCTGGCTGATCGCCACCGAAGCGGCACTGACCGATGGCCAGGGGCGCATCAGTATCCGCGATGCCCTGAATGACTTTGCACTGGTAAACGAATTCAGCAGTGGCGGCATTGGCCCGCACGAGCTGCTGCTCAGTCACGCAGGGGATGAAATCATCGTCGCCAACGGTGGTATACGAACCCAAGGACGCCAGAAGGTGAATCTGGACAGCATGCTGCCGTCGCTGGCCTACCTGCAGCTGGAAAGCGGTCGCATTACCGAGCAGCGCTACCTGGCGCCACAGCAGCACCAGCTCAGCATTCGCCACCTGGATATCAGCGCCGACGGCACGGTCATGATCGCCATGCAGTACGAAGGCCACCCGGTCGATGTCCAGCCCCTGGTAGCGCTACACCGCCGCCACCAGGCACTGCAGCCCCTGATGGCTCCGGCGGCCATCAACCGGCAGATGACGCAATACTGCGGCAGTGTACGCATCGACAGCAGCGGTACCCTTGCTGCTGTCAGTGCGCCACGGGGCAACCTGGTTACCTTCTGGGACCTGGATCAGGCAACGTACCTGAGCGGCCTTGAAGTACGCGATGGCTGCGGCCTGGCGGCCAGCAGTGAACCCGGGGAGTTCATTGCCAGCAGTGGCACCGGGCGGGTCTATCGGCTCAGCCCGCGAACAGGCCTGCGCGAACGCCTGGTGCAGGATATCCGGCTGGATCGCCTGGCCTGGGACAACCACCTCTGTGCCTTTCAGAGGCTCTGACGGGCACAGACCGGGGCAACCCCGATCTCTCAGGATGCCTTGGCTGCGGCGATTTCACGCAGGCGCTTGGTCACCGCGTGGTTAACGCTGCGCTGGGTGAAGCTGCCGTCAGCCTTGGCCTTGCCGGCACCACGCCCCATCAGCACCTCCAGGCACTGATCCACCGTTTCGACGGCAAAGATATGGAACTGGCCCGCCTCCACCGCATCGGTAACCTCTTTTTTCAGCATCAGGTTACGCACGTTGGCCCTTGGGATCACGGCCCCCTGCTGGCCGGTGAGGCCGCGGGTTTCACAGAGTTTGAAGAAACCCTCGATCTTCTCGTTGACACCGCCAATGGCCTGCACCTCACCGTACTGGTTGATGGAGCCCGTGACGGCGTATTGCTGCAGGATGGGGATGTGGGTCAGGGCCGAAATCAGGGTGCAGATTTCCGCCAGGGAGGCGCTGTCGCCGTCCACGTAGCCATAGGATTGCTCCAGCGCGATGCTGGCCGACAGCGTCAGCGGGAAGTCCTGGGCGTACTTGTGACCCAGATATCCCGACAGGATCAGCACGCCTTTGGAATGAATCGGCTGGCCAAGCGCCACTTCACGCTCGATATCGATAATGCCCCGGTTGCCCGGATGCACCGTGGCGGTAATGCGCGCTGGCGTACCAAAGGACACATCGCCTACCTGCAGCACGGTAAGGCCGTTGGACTTGCCCACCGCTTCGCCCTGGGTATCGATCAGCACCGTCTGGTTCATGATGCTGTCGAGAATTTTCTGTGACAGGCGCCCCGTGCGCTTTTCCTTCGCAGTCAGCGCCATCTCGACGTGCTTGTCATTGATAAGCTCGTCGCCGGTCTTGATACGCTTGTAGTCCGCCTCGCACAGCAAATCGACCAGCTCGCCTATATGAGCCGACAGCAACTCCTGGTCCGCCGCCAGGCGCGAGCTCTGCTCCACCAGCCGTGCTACGGCGCGCCTTGTCAGGGGCGCCAGACCCTCTTCATCGGCGAGGGTCTTGAGCAGGCGTGCATAGTTGCGGATGGTGGAGGGCTTGCGTTCAACGTCCTCATCGAAGTCGACCACCACACGAAACATCTTTTCGAAGTCCTGATCCATTTCCTGCAGCAGGTAATACATGTCACGACCGCCGATCAGCACCACCTTGACCTTCAGCGGTATGGGCTGCGGACTCAGGGTAATGGTACTGATACCGGTGTACTCACTGACCGGGTTCTCGATACGGATCTCGTGGGCCTTGAGCGCCCGCTTCAGCGCGCCATAGACGTAAGGCTGTTCCAGCAGTTTTTCCGCTTCCAGCACCAGGTAGCCGCCATTGGCACGGTGCAGGGCACCCGGGCGAATCAGGGTGAAGTTGGTCACCATGGCCCCCATGTCCGAGTTGTACTCGATGCGCCCGAACAGGTTTTCATAGTTGGGGTGGCTTTCGTGGATCACCGGCGCCCCCTTGGTCTTGCCGTTGTCCACCAGCAGGTTCACACCGTAGGTGTCTTCCATGTAAACCTTGCGCGCCGCTTCCGGCGACTCCAGCACCTTGTCGTCACCGGCAATTTCACCGCTGTTGCGCACCAGGCTGATTTCCAGCCGCGTAAGGTACTCGGGTACGCCGGAGACGTTGGCGTACTTTTCCTTCAGCGGCTGAATCAGTGGGGCCACGGCGTGCAGCGCGGTTTCCCGGTCCAGACGGCGCATCTGCTCGGCGGCCTCGCGGCGCCACTTCGGCAATTCCGTCAGGCTGTCGTTGAGACAGTCCTCCAGCTGGGAAATCACGCGGGAGAATGTCTCCCGCTCTTCCTCGGGCAGCAGTGAAAAGGCCGCTTCATCCATGGCCTGACCCTCGGCCACGGGCATAAAGCCGATACTGCCCGACTCGCGAAACAGGGCAATGCTGTGCTCCCGGGCCTGGCGTTCAACCTCCTCGATCGCCTGATCGTAACGGCGGTTGAAGTCCCGTTCGATCCGGCCTTTCTGGCGCTGATAGCCCGGGTTCTCGAAGGCCGCTGGCAGCTCGGTCAGGGCCGCTTCGATCATGCGTCCCATGTCCTTGCGGAACAGGCCAGCCTTGCCGGCGGGGAATTCCATGACCTGGGGGTAGCGGGAGTCGGAGAGGTTATTGAGGTAGCACCAGTCCTTGAGCCGGTTGCGTTCCTTTTTCGCCACGCTGCGCAGGCTTTCCATGGCGAAGGAAAAACGGCCGGTGTGGGGGTTCCCCATCACGAACAGGTTATAGCCCGGGCGGCGCATGCCGACACCAAACTCCATCGCCTCGATGGCGCGTTCCTGGCCAAAAAAGCCGCTGAAGGGCTCTAGGGTTTCGGTGGTTCGAAAGGGCAGCAGGTCTGCTTCGCAGGTGCGGTAAAGAGCTTCGGGGGCTAAGGGTTTCAGCTTTTCCATGCAACAACTCCACCGGGGCATTTCTAGTTGTTATACCTTCCGGCGGGGTCGGCTTGCAAGGCGGCTCGCACGCATCAGTGCGGCGCATATCGTTTTTTAATCAATCAGTTAAGGAGTCACGTAGGGTCTGGAGCAAACTTCGGGTGTCTGGCTGAGTACCGCGCCAGATGCGAAACGACTCGGCCGCCTGTTCCACCAGCATGCCCAGGCCATCGAGCACCCGGGCGGCACCCTGCTGTTGTGCCCAGCGTCCAAAGGCGGTCGGCTCGGCACTGTACATCATGTCGTAGCACCAGCCACCGGGGGCCAGCACAGCAGCGGGCAGCGGGGGGACTTCGCCCTGCAGGCTGGCGGCGGTGCCATTGATGATCAGGTCGAAGGATTGGCTCTCAAGATCGGCAAAGCCGCAGCCCTGCACGGGCCCAAGGCCGGCAAACACTTCAGCTAGCTCAATGGCCCTGGCCGGCGTGCGGTTGGCAACCACCAACTGGCGTGGCTGCTGCTCAAGCAGCGGCTGCATGACGCCCCGCACGGCCCCGCCCGCACCAAGCAGCAGCACCCGCGCGCCGCGCACCGTGCCGCCATGATTTTTGACAATATCCCGCACCATGCCGGTGCCGTCGGTGTTGTCGCCGCAAATACGACCCTGGTCATCGCAATACAGCGTATTGACCGCACCGGCCAGTTCGGCGGCCGGACTGCGCCACTGCGCCAGGGCCCAGGCCTGCTGCTTGAACGGCACGGTAATATTCAGCCCCTTGCCGCCACGGGCGAAAAAGTCATCCACTGCCACAGCAAAGCCGTCTTCGGGTACCAGCACCGCATCGTAAGTCAGTACCTGACCGCTCTGGCTGGCAAAACAACGATGAATCAGGGGGGATTTGCTGTGCGCGATCGGATTGCCGAAAACCGCGTATCTGTCCATCACTCGACCTCCAGCCAGTTACGCGGCTTGAGGTAGCGCTCGTACAGCCGCGCTTCGGCACTGCCCGCTTGCGGCTTCCAGTCATAGCCCCAGCGCACCTCGGGCGGCAGGGACATCAGGATCGACTCGGTGCGACCGCCGGACTGCAGCCCAAACAGGGTGCCGCGGTCATACACCAGGTTGAATTCAACGTAACGGCCACGGCGGTGCAGCTGGAAATCCCGCTCCTGCTCGCCATACTCGGTATCGCGACGTTTCTCGATGATCGGTACGTAGGCCGGGAGGAAGGCATCACCGATGGCGCGCATCAGCGCAAAGCTCTGCTCGAACCCAAGCTCGTTCAGGTCATCAAAAAACAGCCCGCCGATACCCCGGGGCTCGTTACGGTGCTTGATGTAAAAGTAGTCATCACACCAGGTTTTGAAGCGGGGGTAAATGTCGGTGCCAAAGGGATCGCAGGCCTTTTTGGCGACCTCGTGCCAGTGGCGACAGTCTTCGTCATAACCGTAATAGGGTGTCAGGTCGAAGCCGCCGCCAAACCACCATACCGGCGCTTCGCCGTCTTTTTCCGCCAGGAAAAAGCGCACATTGGCATGGGATGTCGGTATATGGGGGTTGTGCGGATGCA
Proteins encoded:
- a CDS encoding DNA-3-methyladenine glycosylase I is translated as MSATGTAPRCAWALHSALEIDYHDTEWGRPQTDDRILFEFLLLEGAQAGLSWRTVLEKREGYRRHFLGFDPRRVAAFGATEIEAMLADPGVIRHRGKLESAVDNARVFLELQAKHGSFARYLWQFTDGKPLQGQRESMGQIPAQTPESQRMSRELKRQGMRFVGPTICYAYMQAVGLVNDHLLSCPCHGDCATAGERFTLP
- a CDS encoding YheV family putative zinc ribbon protein, which encodes MTVIKRFIAGAVCPRCGEMDCVRMYRDEAREYRECVRCDFEDTQRLDGTPEPQELETRVNQAKPVLDAGERPIRFVPNPAKGDDK
- the prlC gene encoding oligopeptidase A, with protein sequence MSNPLLQQTELPTFSAIKPENVEPAIDELLGRNRAAIETLCRDAAAPDWNSLVAPLEQLNDELSCAWSPVSHMNSVVNADALRQAYNACLPKLSQYWTEQGQNQQLFEAFSHLAEHDQSLDGPQRKVVDNALRDFRLSGIALAPEGQQRYAELQQQLSLLTTRFSENVLDATNAWSLLVTDEARLAGLPDMALAGARQSAAGREQEGWLLTLDFPSYFAVITHADDRELRRELYHAYMTRASELGADAKWDNSKLINDILALRHELAQLLDFGNYAEYSIATKMAESTDQVVDFLQDLATRARPAAQQEYRELCDFAREQHGLDSLQAWDVPYYSEKLKQARYEVSQEALRPYFPMPKVLNGLFQVAGRLFDIQIEEVAEFDRWHQDARLFNVLRNGERLASFYLDPYARENKRGGAWMDTCRIRRRLPDGALQLPVAYLVCNFTPAVGADPALLTHNEVTTLFHEFGHGLHHMLTQIECADVSGINGVAWDAVELPSQFMENWCWEPEALALISGHYQSGDVLPKALLDKMLAAKNFQSAMFMVRQLEFSLFDFQLHRDFEPGVTDVQQLLDTVRAEVSVVPLPDFNRFQHSFSHIFAGGYAAGYYSYKWAEVLSADAFSRFEEEGIFSARAGKDFCSNILEMGGSREPMELFVAFRGREPSVDALLRHAGIA
- a CDS encoding gamma carbonic anhydrase family protein, with translation MKIRSYQGKTPQLGQKVFVDPSAVVLGDVTIGDDSSIWPLVVVRGDMHQIRIGARSSIQDGSVLHITHAGPFNPDGFALLIGDDVTVGHQAMLHGCSIGNRILIGMGSMVMDGAVIEDEVVLGAGSLVPPGKTLHSGYLYVGRPAKQVRPLTEKELAFFTYSAGNYVRLKDQHLQESWAQD
- a CDS encoding imelysin family protein codes for the protein MPFNRTLMSLSMTCMLGTATPALAAETTTAVDSQAVVTHYADLALAIFGDSLTRARELHSAVEALISTPNDTTLQAARSAWIAARVPYQQSEAFRFGNPIVDDWEGRVNAWPLDEGLIDYVAADSYGAESDENPFYTANIIANPSLEIGGQTLDASEITPELLSTQLHEIDGVESNVATGYHAIEFLLWGQDLNGMEPGAGNRPATDYDIDNCTGGNCERRGDYLRAASALLVQDLEEMVANWEADGAARTALTDKPVTEGLATITTGMGSLAYGELAGERTKLGLMLHDPEEEHDCFSDNTHWSHYYDAKGIQNVYLGKYSRIDGSLMEGPSLAAMVASADPALDQNLRQHLEQTQQAAQVLVDSAAAGEPYDVMIAPGNTAGGARIQAFVDALVAQTKVTEDVIARLELGQVSVEGSDSLDNPGAVQTQ
- a CDS encoding di-heme oxidoreductase family protein, translated to MIRRLVATALLLGPAFIAVADEGRPAPGEANPGGATTQPRLATANAFSASVANIGFDDKMTFALGRAIFRKLWVSSPSSTTASDGLGPLYNARSCLRCHLKNGRGKPPEGPDDNAVSLFLRLSIPARNDADLVTLQRHGVVADTRYGTQLQPFAVPGMTAEGQLHISYTETRVELSGGDEAWLRSPTYRILEPAYGPLQSDMQLSPRIAPPMPGLGLLEQISEADILSQADPQDRDGDGISGRPNRVWDQARQTEALGRFGWKAGNPSLAQQNSSALQSDIGIGNPMFPAATGDCTAVQAVCLQAPDGNTPLQDGLEASQQMLDWLLFYSRHLAVSARPDAADPEVQAGRQLFHDSGCASCHRPHFVTAETPQLPALSRQPIWPYTDLLLHDMGEGLADHRPEFAATGREWRTAPLWGIGQTQTVSGHNYYLHDGRARSLLEAILWHGGEATAARQRVISMPARQRTQLIRFLESL
- a CDS encoding imelysin family protein; this encodes MPTFTRAGQLLAGSALLLAGLAQATPAIDWDAFNARTVSDHILPRYQQFAQHSQVLADTTVRWCESRSSSDFGAVQQAFDNSLQAWQGVQHLQFGPVQLLMRNYGIQFWPDRKGITGRQLKEALQGPDSGSYDAEFFRHASVSIKGYPALERLFYDEGALHSLQNEANACALASAISTQLAHTAQAILDEWQAEPRTGQGSEDGEDTIAGLPELSLELLRSLVQPVEMIRDNKLERVLGKDMASARLQRAENWRSGQSLQSIVTNLAALQELYGAGEPSLDQILRQQGAADQADQISGLFSQAQSQLEALPENFAPALQDTDAYEQLKALSRTLKALDIALYDAMPAINAQLGFNSRDGD